From Erigeron canadensis isolate Cc75 chromosome 8, C_canadensis_v1, whole genome shotgun sequence, one genomic window encodes:
- the LOC122580461 gene encoding F-box protein SKIP23: MADWSQLPRELLDLISKHLLTETDLLRFRSVCTSWRSSIQFLPCRFPILPNTGISDTTWGFYLSKRTIFRISLPPDSQNHNNQNLPWMIKFEKDNPTKGHLMNPLIGSEFISLLPNFPRSLDLINFRVQELGQEYALQNISYRPNANSIGDSISLYMEKVAFCGLGNDGFFVLLTIHVSGKLALLKFGQRKWNIINDLPSPYDDVIFYNGDFYAVDSTGRTVIVDWEVVSLTVVAGSVFGGDKKFLVESDGGLYMVDKHLSVGPENDFDYDDENYEFYEDFDCFMSERTVKLEVYKLDFEGQKWVEVKDLGDRMLFLGDNCGFSASAKEFPGCKGNCVFFTGQNREDDGSMKSKGVGVFDLENGNIGAIPNNSGYSQLFWPPPSWLHPSLAALEDGLDHLNI, translated from the exons ATGGCAGACTGGTCCCAACTCCCTCGAGAGCTCCTTGATCTCATATCCAAACACCTCCTTACCGAAACCGATCTTCTCCGATTCCGATCCGTCTGCACTTCATGGCGATCTTCAATTCAATTTTTGCCTTGTCGTTTCCCCATTCTCCCCAACACAGGAATCTCCGATACCACATGGGGTTTCTATCTTTCCAAACGCACCATTTTCCGAATATCTTTACCACCTGATTcccaaaatcataataatcaaaatCTGCCATGGATGATTAAGTTTGAAAAAGACAACCCAACAAAAGGCCACCTCATGAATCCATTAATTGGGTCTGAATTTATATCCCTTTTGCCCAATTTCCCTAGATCgcttgatttaattaattttagagTTCAAGAATTAGGCCAAGAATATGCCTtacaaaatattagttataggCCTAATGCTAATTCAATTGGGGATTCTATtagtttatatatggaaaaggttGCATTTtgcgggttgggtaatgatgggttttttgttttattgacTATTCATGTTTCCGGAAAATTGGCTTTGTTGAAATTCGGCCAAAGAAAGTGGAATATTATCAATGATTTGCCTTCCCCTTATGATgatgttattttttataatggGGATTTTTATGCTGTAGATAGTACTGGTAGGACTGTGATTGTTGATTGGGAAGTGGTGTCGCTGACAGTTGTGGCTGGGTCGGTTTTTGGTGGGGATAAGAAGTTTTTGGTCGAGTCGGATGGGGGTTTGTATATGGTTGATAAGCATTTGAGTGTTGGACCTGAGAATGATTTCGATTATGATGATGAGAATTATGAGTTTTATGaggattttgattgttttatgaGTGAACGAACGGTTAAACTTGAGGTTTATAAGTTGGATTTTGAAGGACAGAAATGGGTTGAGGTGAAAGATTTGGGTGATAGGATGTTGTTTTTAGGTGATAATTGTGGGTTTTCGGCTTCTGCCAAGGAGTTTCCAGGGTGTAAAGGGAATTGTGTGTTTTTCACGGGGCAGAATAGGGAAGACGATGGTTCCATGAAGAGTAAAGGGGTTGGTGTGTTTGATTTGGAGAATGGAAATATTGGGGCTATTCCTAATAATTCTGGTTATTCTCAGTTATTTTGGCCCCCGCCTTCTTGGCTTCATCCCAGTCTCGCGGCTTTGGAA GATGGATTGGATCATCTTAACATCTAA